In Danio rerio strain Tuebingen ecotype United States chromosome 18, GRCz12tu, whole genome shotgun sequence, the genomic window aaatgtaaaattaatttctACATGAACTAAATACAGCGAATGGGTGGGATCATCACGTTCAAAAATACTTACAGTACTTTAAAGAAATCAAATTGAGAGCATCTGACGTGTGATGCTCTTGTATTTGTCTGTGCCGAATAAACACTGAGGAGTGTTTTGGGGTCAGCCACTCTAACAAGCACCCAGCCTCATATTCTTAATATGATGTTGAAATGGTGTAGTTAGAACTAATGTTTATGATTTCTGAAACTGTTTTGGCTAATTCAGGTTGTACTCTATACTTCTCTCTGGTTTATTTCTGTTTGTTCACTGACTGAAAGCATCCGATATTTTTGatcattaaaaaattaacaacaacaaaaatcaagcTGATGTATAAATGTCATCTTTGAAATGAtttctgtttatgtgtgtttgatgGTTGACGTCTAGGAAtaacccaaaactagactagtcatcaaatagataGATTAGATGGAGTTAAAATGTGTAgttattcatttctgtttatttgatgactagtttagttttagcctattcttagatgtctattaaattttcactgacagcccaaatttagccttcttttagccaagacaactatgtttagacgtctattagacctctattaaaaacaaaaatatgcttgctgtgcatttttttttaaatgtattttattaaaggtataaaactatttaaaatgttaatgtttttagtGCTAGAATacacaaatgtatataaataataatgcaatCAAGCATCATCAGTTACCAGCCATCATGGTTTACAGTGTTATAAATGAGTAGACTGAACAGAGCGGCCTGTCATATTTTGTTTCCTGTAGCAAAGACTTCTTTAAATAGCTCTACTGCGCTTGCTCTAGCACACAGACGCCATATTGAGCCATGAAAACAACCATGCATGTTCTACCATAAAAACAGGCTGGAATATCCTCCATCCACCTTGGAATAGCATGACCCTATTGCTGGGATTGTGAGTGCGGCTTCTTTAGACTGATGTCACTGAACATGGCTAATATAAAGCATGTTATTGCTCtggttttaatgtatttttgcacATGGATAAAGAGAAGTTTAGAACAGATACAGAGGTGTCTTTACTCCAGAAGCAGTTTAAACTGGGTTCACTTTGGACAAGCAGAATCTGATGTTGTGGAGGAGAGGTCTGATATCCTGCAGTCAGAAATCTGGAGAACAAATGAAGACTACAGGACCTATCGGCACCAGAACGATGGACCAATGGTGATGGTGCAAACCAGCACACATGTTTTCCATGTGAGTAGCTACACAGGAATGCAAACCAACCATGGCCTGTATAACAATACTAGGCCACAAACACATGTGTTGCATCTAAAAATCACCTCCTATgccaggagtgcccaaacttggttctggagggccggtgtcctgcagtttTTAgatctaacttgcttcaacacatctgCAGAAATTTTACACCTATAAGAGCTTGATAAATTAGTTCAGGTGTCTCtaattagggttgaagcaaaactctgcaggacattggccttccaggactgagtttgggcactcctgccCCATAACCTTATATATAGTGCACTCTTGGAGGTAGCACTCCTTTGTAGTGGTAAAACCATAGTTctgaagtgcactcaatcaatcGCAATGATTGAACCACAATAAGTGTACAACTAATGTACCCTCAGCTAGAAAACAATGCACTGTACGAGTTTGCACACTTAATGAGTTTCCAAGTCTGACCGCTTCTGCAGTGGAATGCTATTGGTGTAAGTTTCTatataaatgattgaattaaagcaatattttggatgcctcctggacacctacctaggaAGGTTCCAGGCATGTCCTCAGTGAAGACCTAGGACATGCTGGAGGAACTATGTTTCTCGgttggcctgggaacgcctcgggatccctcGGGAAGACCGCTGCCCCGTGACCCGGCCCTGGAAAAGcggttaaaaatgaatgaatgtatgagtaATGATTGAATGCATTACAGATATCAAAACACTTTGTTTCATTATTAATGGACAACTCTTTAAGTgttaattacaattaaaaatatcaCAAAGACTGACCAAGAAGTTTCAAATCGAATTCGTCTGAGGGATTTATCAaaaagcaaagcacaaacaagAACTCCACTCAGTGCACTCAATATTTTTCATTCACTCTTTTATGCGaaacataataattaaactaaagtagggaatagtgaatgagggGGGTGATTTTGGATACAGCAATGTGGTAATGCTTATTGGCACTTACTTCCAGGTGGATCTAGAGAAGCTTGCAGATTCCAGCGAGTACTTCAAGGCTCTCTTTCACTCCTCCATGAGAGAGACATCTGAACGACTGGTACACCTTGAACATGTTCCCGCTCCAGTCTTCCACAACTTTCTACAGTTCTGCTTCCTTCAGAGGTTTTGTGTTCCTGACACCCTCCTTGGAGAACACCTACGGGTGAGCACCTACTTTCTGGCTTCTGGGTTCACTTATCGTCTTCTTACTGCTCTCTCTCAAGCACTAACAGAGCAGACTTGCTTGGGCTATATCGAGCTGGCTGATGAACTCTGCAGTGAGGAGATCCTAGAAACTGTGCTAACCTACCTGAGCAGGTATCTACTGGAGCGTCCACACCTGAGTGAGGGCTTGGATCCACACCTTAAAGCAGAGGTTCTGAGATTAAGGTCAATAGGAACTCCGCACTTGTGCTGCTTGAGGAAGGAGAACTTGACCTCAGGGAATGACCTGGAAACAGAGACTGCTAGAACAATCTTCTGGCTGAAGGAAGATAGGGATGATGGGAAATGGAGTTCTCTTACAGATCTACCCTTTTGTGCAGATAAGTGGTGCTTCACTACAGCAGTTCTCTATAATTACCTCTATCTAATAGGGGGTTATAGACAGCGTGTAAAGAAGGGATATGAGTTCAAGATGGCTTCTTTTCGCTACAACCCTTTTACCAATCGATGGGTATCAACAGCTCCTTTGATTAAGGTATAAACGTATGCTCACATGACTATTATGTACAATACAATAGATAACAATATACATGTTAATTGTGTAATTATCTACTCTTAAAATTTCTAAGTGGTCGCAGGCAGAAAGAATTTAAGTACTTGACCAGCTGAATAACCGGTGTTAGATTGAATTGAGCTGGTTAGATCTAGTATACCACCTCTGACCAGTGGACACCAGTCCACCATTTCAGGACCTAAATATAATACAGACTTGCACGGGGACATTTAAGTCAGGAACTTATTGTTCTTTTACATCTTGTTCCCTGATTAAAAATGTTATTGTGCAAGAGTTAAAGTCAAAGTTCAAATGTGACTGTCCGTTAACCCTCTCAGCACAGGCGTCACTTCAGCGCAGCAGTGTGTGAGGGGAAAATCTTTGCTGTGGGCGGCTGGTATCTGGATTCCCTTGTGACTCCTGACTCCAGCACTGGTGTATACACTGCTGTGGAGAGGTACGATCCATGGACAGATACCTGGGCATTCGTTTCCTCCCTTCCTCTGACAGACTTTCAGTTCAGCCTGTCCCTTTCTCATGACTCCCCACTCACAACCAGCCTAGGACACTGTCTTtatgtactgggaaacatccaaagaACTGGAGAGAAGTTGGTGCTTCGCTACGATACTAGACAAGGTACAGTATAGTCTGGTGTAGCCTAATCAATTATTATCTCGTATGCAGTTAATCAAGACGGTTTGCCTTGATTTAAGTTCCTTGATCAAGATGTTAGGTAACTCAAATTCATATTTACTGCAGTTCAAATTGGAGTGTGATTGTTCCCTGTGCCCCCCAAAATAAATGTACATGCACATTACATCCTGAAGAAGTAAACAAGGTGCTTTCACACACTTGCAAATCAAGCCACAGTTACAAAGCTACCAAATTCAGAAAACTTCCTGTATCAAGGGTATGAAATCCTATGTAGTCTCCTGAAATGttatgaaatattcacagctgATGTGGTGAAACAGCAACTGTGACATGTGATTGACTGGAATATTTTGAGGTTGAAAGTGTGACATTTCTCAATGAAGCAGAACTAGCCACACTAAgtaaagtgatgtcaaattatgCGTCTCGTCGAGGTAAGGGTTCTTTGATCTGCCCTAAGTTCACAGGTCAGAGGTTCAACATCTAGTGGTATTCTagacaatggctgtttctcaattccaagaacgcagagaacggacttgtgttcttgtggagagcggtcttgccaggtgtcctcggaagaacgaactcaggagaccgcaagggcagagaacgcgtcctttgagaaatgggatgctgcgttcttcctgatggtcacatgaccttcacgcgttttaaatggaaattatttaaccATTAAAGCAtccatacaacaatttattgttttttcccctcttaaaaaaaatttactttgcataaaaacattataaatataatttgcacaatataaataaaacacattttaatatgaatttcagcaaacaaacacccttaatgtgtttattcctttattaagatgttcatggtaatgtttactttcaccgtttcctttacggaaactcctgaggtaaataaatgatatctctgaactttaataatgcatctaaataaaatgctgcgcttcccaccttcaGTCACAAttacttctgggacttccagagcgagttcggtgctcaagtctgcatcagtgcgtcctcgatatcaagatcacatccgggaagtttcacgcgtcctctgtacttgcggtcttggatattggaactgaacttaggcagctgatgatgacgttgcaagacgacgcaagaccgctgaagaatgcatattgagaaacagccattattTCCAAGTAGATAGTAGAAAAACTCCCAATTCCAAGTTGTCTGGAACATAGCACAAGTTACCAAAAACAAACCCCGTTGGTTATATCATCGTCATGTTTCGTGCCACTCTTGACATactaaaaatctgaaaataaccGGAGAGGTCGAACATACATGCCCAGGGAGTAGTTTGTGGTTTCACTCGAAGATCAAGTGATGAAAGTTCCAATAAAATCAGCTCAATGTTGGCGCCAATAAccttgtatatatacatatactgccACTTTTGACAACCTGAGTTCGAGTCCCAGCTCAAAGACCTTTCCCTATTCAATcctaataaaagcaaaaacaccAAAAAACTAATCTTTAAATAAATCCTCTCAAAAAAGGGACATATTTACAAATAATGCATTCAGGATCACAAGATTCATTTAGAAAACAGATACAGTGAATATCCATTCATGATGATGTTAACCTGTCCCTCTCTTCTCTCTTCCTCCCAGATAGCTGGTGTGAACTGCTCCCCACACTAACTCGCTCTACTGCAAATGTCCCCATCTTGCATTTCTTGGGTGCTTCCAATAATCAGCTGGTTGTAATTGGTGGGAACAATTCTGAAACCATGCTGACCTCTTTCTGTGTGGACTCTCAGAAGTGGGGCCAAATAAAAGCAATGGAGAAGACCACTTTACTCGGCCAGGGCACCATTCTGAACAACAAGCTCTACATGTCAGGGATAAAAGACAATTCTGTAGTCAAACTGAATCTGCATTCTTTGTCTCTCGGTCTTCTTCCTCCACTTCCCATTTCTACCTGTTATGAGAGCATTTTTCACCTCTACTTCTAATGTTTAAATACAAAGAATTTCCCATCCATTTACAAAACCTGCCTAAAGCAAGGATGTCCAATCCTGCTCTAAGGAACAAAGTTCTGCTTAGTTTAGCTTTCAttaagtaggacatgttcctgtaTAAACTTCCATGTTGATCCTTTAACAACatgccaatcagaattaagggatacgtttacagtttatgttattttttgggcttacggttaggtttatgcacttctacatgactgttatccaactattattcctctCTGACTTTGGGAGTAATTTAcagttttggttgggtttaggagtagggAATAGGGATGAATtacattttcaagagttcacccttagctgatgatgGATAATAAAAAGCATGTTTGGCGTGCTGCCCCGggtgagagccctgagctcaaaagatccttgagcccggggctccctcccatttgaagggtgaaaggggagtttgagcttgggtggatctcgagaactcccctgttgTAAGTGACAAATTATGGATTACTGTGGAAATAAACTGCTGCCTAGAGCTCGTCTAaagtgccaatttggtttattcaattcacctataatcgcatgtctttggactgtgggaggaaaccgggaaaccctggggaaacccacatgagcacgatgagaacatgtaaactccgcacagaaacgttagCTGGTCTGgtaaggactcgaaccagtgacgttcttgctgtgaggcaactgtgctaaccactgggctgccatGCCACCCTGTCTAGAAGGGAAGGAGGAATAGGGGTGGAAGGGGTAggattctttaaaacgaagatACAGAGCTAAGAAATTCTGGTTATTTATGGTGAGTTTGGAATtgactgattggtggatcatgtaTTAGCTCATGCTGAACCAGCCATGTTCAATTATAAGTCTGcactcctcttgaaattagtttgtaaataaGCAACTCtttgaacaaaaatgatgttccaggatcaacatagatgctgcggtcacactaaagtttgtgtgtgcaaaattctgtcgtacggcgctgtgaaaaggggtggttttaaacaagattattagacattaaaaaaagcgagcgattgctcaatgttttaaatttctgtccagagaggtcatgttttgatcttcgattggtctcacacagtcaagtgacgtgatttcgcaggtcagagttcaccaagcttaaactttgcaccgcATCGAACAGCGAAATGTAACGCATGACCCCATGTTTCTGGTCTGATGCATTCGTGTGtgtataaatggaagtcaatagggagAAAattcaagtgtgaccgcagcttaaacctaaaactttttttttaattatttaacataattATCTAGCCTAACTTCATTCCCtttcttcgttttggaagaaccTCCCCATCCATCCCTTTTCTTTAATTCTAAGATCGGGCGACATTGCAGCTCAGTGGCAAGCACtgctgccttacagcaagaatgttcagcaagaaggttgctagatCAAGTActagctgagccagttggcactttctatgcaaagtttacatgttctccctatgttcacgtgggttttccctgggtactCTGGTTCCCTCCCACCGTCTAAAGACATATAACACAAGtgaattaaataatagtaaaaatcacaaaaaagttTGGCAGCCTATTTCCATATAGTCGTCTTACTAATCAAGGTATAGGTTAAACGAatcaggggagctctcgagaactttctgatctcgtatccctcctaacgctcattgaccaggcgggagccttgggcttatctatctccgagctcagtgTTCTCTCCCAAGACAGCTTGCCAAACCTGcatctaagtgtaaactcttgaaatttaGTAAAGGTAGTGAAGGAGACTTTGATACTCTTCAAGCGTTTATTTAGTGTTGGAGTCAAACTTTTGAAAGATCActtatttaaaagcaaaacatgTTCAGAATACATGTTGCTGCCGCATAAACTTTATTTGGTATAATTACAGTTAAAGAAGAAAGAGTGTATAATTATTTTGTTGTGCTCGCTGAATATGACCTTTGTTATAATACTCAGGATTAAAGGTGTTCAACAACATTTTGCAGAAACtattgtcatttttgtttgaatataGGCCAAAACTGCTTATGTTATGGCTATGTATAACTTCTCGAATCCTCaagcaagtaaaagtaaaatcagAGAGGGGATACTGAGATTTCTACTGAGGGGGCTTGCATTAGTAAGTCAACAACTAGCAAGTTTtctaacaaaacacaaaaacaacctaATTATAATGATAGCCAAGCCAAATGCAAAAATACAATTACCCAACAAGTTCCTTGTTATTCAGTATTTAAAAGCATGCTTTTTAGATGTCTGACCTTTTACATAACACACTCACAAACCTCAATTTAATGAATATTTTCCCAAAAAAACATTACTAAAACAAATCCCTACATGTACCTAATGGCTCTCAGTCTCCTACAACCATCATCAGAATGCTCTGGCATGCAGCCATGGGATATTTCCAGCTGCACTGTTAAAAATCGGGCCTGTGTTTGATCATACAGTGTGTCCTGACTGTACAGCCACCCGCATAACTCTGCCCTGAGAGTGTCCAGTTACACATGCACAGAACGAGACTGCTTTTATGAGAGCTAATATGCAACAGGTAGTTCAGAGAGTACAAGAAAGCAAACAGTCACAGAAAACAGGGAACTGGCAAATAAAGGAAAACAGTGAGGGAGGGAGAGCTAGAAGAGTAGATATCTAGACACCGAGCAGCAGACTAACTCCGAGATTGCAAGAGGAGACGACTGAAGGGCATAAGAGTTAAGAACAGTTGACTTCCATAAAGGACATTCCCAGAGAAAATTGGACATCCTCAGTTTTCATCTGACTTGAGCTGTTTTACACCCGCATTGCACTGCAGGTAAAGCCATGCCTTATTCAAATCTTGATGATACTTTGAATTATGATTAAGCTAAATAGTTGTTTAGTTGCATCAGTGACTGTCTTGTCTAATTGCCGGTGTAATTGtacagctttttttttacagtacttggAAGTATAATGGTGTCTTTGTAGAATATTTTGGTAGTTATTTTTTACCAAAGATTCCTAAATATGCTGTTCATTGTTATTTTCAATGCTttttaacatatataaatatattgttggCTATTATGTGCTCAACAAACATTAGTATTCACGGTCATAGAGATGTAGATTTTTGtcaaatgtgtatatattttatttttataatacaatgcatattctattttaaataaatctccTCATCTACGCGGTCATGCGTCAGAGGTCACGTGTGTTTTGGCCAGTGTCACTGAAACCTCATCACATAAGAGCCCAACCCTCTCAGATGTCCTACTACGTTATTTCTGACTGCTGAACTTTAGCCCACTTCTTCTGGCCTCAGTCATATGACATGGAAAAAGAAACATAAGCTTGACAGTGTCAGAGCATAACTGAACTCTGCGCCTTCAGACAAAGTTCACTATAGGTTCCTAAAAAGGTTTTATACACACATTTTGTCATTTAGCAGAATCTTCAACCTAGAAGTCTAATAAAGTAGCGTTCTTTCTGGAGGGACTTTGACTGATTTTAACAATCCTCCAGTTCATAAATAGTCCATGCTAGCTTTCAAGCTTAATCCTTCACTTAATAGTTATGAATTTACTTTATTCTTGTATCCAGAGTGACGTAAATATGCAATTTAAACTGAAATTGTTGACAAATTGGTCACCTCAAACATAACCTTTCACTTAGTAGCCCAGATCTTTCCACTGTTGCCATTATAGCAGCTATCCAAATCAAATGCTGTGCAAACACAGCTCAAACTCTGAAAAATAGTTTATTATGGTCTTTCTCATTCCTCAGGCTGTGCTTTAAGCCTGTATAATGGCAGAAGCTCATCAGGCGGTGGCATTTCAGTTCACCGTCACTCCTGATGGCATCGACCTACAGTTGAGTCGAGAAGTTCTCAAACACATCTACATATCTGGAGTGACATCATGGAAGAAACGGGCCATCCGCTTTAAGGTTTCATGtctatccttccttccttccttccatccatccatccatccatccatccatccatctatctatctatctatctatctatctatctatctatctatctatctatctatctatctatctatctatctatctatctatctatctatctatctatctatctatccatctatctatctatctatctagctatattattccatccatctatccatccatccatccatccatccatccatccatccatccatccatccatccatccatccatatctatctatctatctatctatctatctatctatctatctatctatctatctatctatctatctatctatctatctatctatctatctatctatctatctatctttctatctatctatctatctatctatctatccatccatctatctatctatctatctagctatattattccatccatccatctatccatccatccatccatccatccatccatccatccatccatccatccatccatccatccatccatccatccatatctatctatctatctatctatctatctatctatctatctatctatctatctatctatctatctatctatctatctatctatccatccatccatccatccatccatccatccatccatccaactagcTATCTATCTAATGAAAGTCATCTTTTTCTTGTTTTGAGCAGAACAGTGTTCTGACCGGTGTTTACCCTGCCAGTCCTTCAAGCTGGTTATTTGTAGTTATTGCTATAATGAGCACCATGTATGCCAGGATCGACCCCTCCATGGGCACGATTGATAAAATCAAGACATCTCTACCAGTGAGGTAAATTAACAGCAGATCTATGAAAGATCTATGTTAGATAAAAACAGATGCATAAAGCTGGGAACATGGATGATTAGTGCATAAAATACCCGTGTAGATGGCATGCAAATGATTTTTAAActgatttttgtatttataatgtataataagtTAAAATTCTGATAAAGAGAAAACATTTAGGCAGTGAATATCAGTGTTTTGTTAAGGATTGTAGGTCTTGGACCACATCATTTTGCCTGATATGtttgatcaaaaatataaatacaactgATATTACCAGTTCTCGGTACTGATTGGGCaacacatatattttatttactgttaaG contains:
- the LOC101886608 gene encoding kelch repeat and BTB domain-containing protein 13 isoform X2 → MSLNMANIKHVIALVLMYFCTWIKRSLEQIQRCLYSRSSLNWVHFGQAESDVVEERSDILQSEIWRTNEDYRTYRHQNDGPMVMVQTSTHVFHVDLEKLADSSEYFKALFHSSMRETSERLVHLEHVPAPVFHNFLQFCFLQRFCVPDTLLGEHLRVSTYFLASGFTYRLLTALSQALTEQTCLGYIELADELCSEEILETVLTYLSRYLLERPHLSEGLDPHLKAEVLRLRSIGTPHLCCLRKENLTSGNDLETETARTIFWLKEDRDDGKWSSLTDLPFCADKWCFTTAVLYNYLYLIGGYRQRVKKGYEFKMASFRYNPFTNRWVSTAPLIKHRRHFSAAVCEGKIFAVGGWYLDSLVTPDSSTGVYTAVERYDPWTDTWAFVSSLPLTDFQFSLSLSHDSPLTTSLGHCLYVLGNIQRTGEKLVLRYDTRQAGVNCSPH
- the LOC101886608 gene encoding kelch repeat and BTB domain-containing protein 13 isoform X1, which translates into the protein MSLNMANIKHVIALVLMYFCTWIKRSLEQIQRCLYSRSSLNWVHFGQAESDVVEERSDILQSEIWRTNEDYRTYRHQNDGPMVMVQTSTHVFHVDLEKLADSSEYFKALFHSSMRETSERLVHLEHVPAPVFHNFLQFCFLQRFCVPDTLLGEHLRVSTYFLASGFTYRLLTALSQALTEQTCLGYIELADELCSEEILETVLTYLSRYLLERPHLSEGLDPHLKAEVLRLRSIGTPHLCCLRKENLTSGNDLETETARTIFWLKEDRDDGKWSSLTDLPFCADKWCFTTAVLYNYLYLIGGYRQRVKKGYEFKMASFRYNPFTNRWVSTAPLIKHRRHFSAAVCEGKIFAVGGWYLDSLVTPDSSTGVYTAVERYDPWTDTWAFVSSLPLTDFQFSLSLSHDSPLTTSLGHCLYVLGNIQRTGEKLVLRYDTRQDSWCELLPTLTRSTANVPILHFLGASNNQLVVIGGNNSETMLTSFCVDSQKWGQIKAMEKTTLLGQGTILNNKLYMSGIKDNSVVKLNLHSLSLGLLPPLPISTCYESIFHLYF